The nucleotide sequence ttcattttttaaaaaataaataaataaaaattaatatgatAGTAAATTCTCAGGCAGCAACTTCAATCAGGTATTAGAAGGCAAAACCACAAAAGGTAGAATAATTTTATGACAGTCATTCTTTAATTTAGCTAACAAAAACCTTGCTAAGCTGGAAATCATCCCATTCCTCAGAGCCTGTAAAAattcaaaagctgaaaattaaagtCAGCAAAATATCAGCATGCTGTGAATCATAAGAAAAGAAGTGCCaaaaaaatactggattttttgtttgtttgttttcagattatTTCATATGCTCTCCATATACAGTCCTCtaagcagcacagcaaagcagaCGGGAAGTACTTTCAACCACTACTTTAGGCAAATCAGAAACGAAAGTTCCATGTACATCTAAACTATTGAGCCCAGACCTGCATTTGGTGCTTAACTGATTTTAATTGAAGGCTGCAGTTTGATTTTCCCCCTTGTTAGGCATTTGAGATTCTACACAGGAAAGAATGTTTGTCCCCTTAGAAAGGCTTCAACTGAAATTTCCATCTTACTAGATACTAGAGAGCTGCACAGAGAAGAGACTTGTTCACTGGGACATAACCCCAATGCCTGCTGAGGCATGAAATCTGATTCCCAACTTTCTTGTGATTAGGTTACTGGTGCTGTTTTCCTTCATGTCGGATAAGAGGTAATACAAAGTAAGAACAAAGAGATTATACATACTAACACTTAGACTtatgtaataataattttaaaactctAGTATGCTTTTGGCTCTTGTTTTCTTAGGAAACATTTAGATTGTATTCCTCCTGCCATGGAGCGCAATGGAGTTCTATTTCTTTTACTGAACATGTTTCTGCATAGTTGGAGGATGTTCATGTCTTTAAAAGCTTTATCACCCTTTTGTCAAAGTCAACCATCAAAATTTATTGGAAACTGGAAGTGAGGGATGGACTGCCAATAAAAGGCAATTATGtaagttttgttttcttaggaaactaaaaaaaaaaattaaaaattgagttCATAAGCTAAACAATATCATACCTATTGGGTTTGTTGGAAGAGATTCATCTTTAAGATTTTCATCCCATTCATGTAGCTGCCTCTTGACTCTTTCCATCAAGGTTTCCTTTTGTTAGAAGAAAAGCCTAATTTAAATACATaggtatttctgttttcttaggaaaaaaaaaaaaaaggaagcaaaatgtaGAGTAAGCTATTTTCCCTAAGTGGACATTAGCTTTTAAGAGTTACAATAATTACAGACTCATTTTGTATCTACATATTTTAAACTAAGTGCAAAATAGGATGGGAAACAGGCCAAAATGAACCAATGGCCCATGGTGGTTATAACTCTCATTTGAGATAAGCAGACAACTGTTAAAATTCTAGAACTGTACTAATGAGATGAGGGCTAGCCTCCTCCCTACTTCTGCCTCTCTTACACCAATTACTTTATGTactaatatacatatatacatatgtacataaaGAAATATGTACTTTTTAAAGTGTAAACCAACTCCAACAGGAAAGACGGACCTAAGACTATCCAGCACCCTGGTGGTTAGGACACTCACTTGGAGCATGTGGGACAAAGAATTGAGTTTTTGCTGAGACAACACAGCAGGAATGTGAACCTCTTATCCACCCCAGACACATGCTCTAGCACAAGGGAACAACTGTACAGAGGGGGGAGCCCTTCCTGCTCTTTTAACAGTAAACTGAAAACTACACACTTCTTTAAAACGCAACTTATGAGCCAACAAAATTAAAGCTTTTACATTATCCAATAATTAGATATGAAAACATACAAAACTAATTGCAGATTATTTGGTAATATATAGGGTGAACTTACAGCATCATATAGAGAGTAGAGCCAGGGAGGCCAAGATGTCAAACTTGCACAGTGGAACTTCCtctaaaacaaaacccacaagtaTTTATTCTTTAACATCAGCAGATCTTAGGGACAGTTCTtgttcaaacaaataaaacagaggAGAGATACCTGGTTATTTAAAGATACAACAAATTATCACCATCAGGACCAGTACTTCAAAGTGAGTTGCATTCTCAAATGCATTGAGAGCTACGACTTCTGTACAAGACAGACAATATATGGATTTTCTCGGAAAACCTGTCTCAGCATTAGAAGTATTTCTAATGTTTACTAATAAGAAATTATGCCTTCCAAAAGAGCATCTATCTGAAATTTAGACAGTTCAAAAAATTTAAGTACTATTAGATAGTGCATCTGTTCCTTAGTCTCTACCAATTGTTGCTACTTCAGCAAACCACTATGTGAGGTGATTAAACTATTCATATCAATTTAGCCAAATGCataagtaaataaaatcaaagaagaTTAATGGGCCATATCAGGTATTTTAAGCTGACATATATAAATTCAAAGGATAtatgataatatttttaaaatggaaaactaatCTGTTAAAAACATAACTAAAAATACCAACACACAAGTTAGGAGTTCCAGAGGATGCTTTCTCACAGCAGAACAATTACTGATTAAGAAAACTTGGGCAGTCTTGATGTTTAATTGGATATTGCTATCCACTCTCATTCTAGTAcctatttttaatggaaatcacattttcagaaatgcttactGAACATCAATGCTTATGCCAGCCTACTGAAAAGCTGCTAAAAAGCTTTATTATAACTACCCAAAGACAGTGACAAAATATTGTACAATATCCATTTAATAAAATCCTATGAAGAAAAATTCAGACCCAAATGGAGCACTGAGTAAGAAACAAAtgtggaagaggaaaacaaaaacaacaggaaaaaaaccccctgaagGTCTCACAACTATTTTTTATTAATGGgtatgctttcaaaataaaaatcttactaaTAGGAGTGGCCCATGCTACTGTATCATACTTCATTGAACATGACTAACACGTTCACTTGAATTGTGTACGAAAGTATCTATACAACAATATAGAGcagatttggaggaaaaaaatacaagtgGCCACCAATATCACCTCTAAAAAATCTTCAGCTTGTGTGTATGCTGCAGACAAGAAACCCTAGATTATAACCACATTCCTTAACTACAAGTTTCCAGCAGTGTAAGGTTATTTGCTTAGTTAACCAATTCTCCACAGTGACTTCAGAACACTTCAATTTATAGGTTCAGGTTAATAAAAATGCCAAAAGCAGTATCCTACATAACCACACTGCTTTCCAAAAAAGGATCTCAAATTGTACTGTAAATActtacaaattaaattttaattttccctttgagGGTAACTATCCttattttacaaatgagaaaaaaatcagacaacAGAGACTaaaatccacagaaaataaaCGGTACTTTGAAGAAAGAACTCAGGAACACCAAAACTCAAGTTACTGTTTCAATTAGCAAGTATATTTTCTGTAACAGCTGACATAGGGTCAGCTCTTGTATGGAGCAGAAACCATTCTTAAAGTGCAACTTCCTTTTTCTGATGCTTCTCATTACGTTAGTAAACATACAGAGGTACAACCTGTCATACTGGAAATAGTCACAGTTCTACTGACATCAATAGAGTGACTGAGGTCAACAGGACAATGGTCCTACTCTGGATCTGCATCTCAGTCCACAAAACATGTTCTTCTTACAGCAGGTGCACTGAGTTTCAGCTATCATCTGACAGAATCAGTCTTGGAAAGGGAtttccacaccccccccaaagCATAGTGTTTCTGGGTTTGTTAACTCATAGATGAACTTGTTCAAAAACTCAGAATCAATAGTTCTTTgttattaatgtttttttctttgtttttttttgggggggggggggcggaaataaAATTGGTAAGACCATGGAACTGTTAATTCACCCACTTTGTGTGTAAAAGCACCATCTTCCACTAATAACTACTATACCAACATACGTAGagtgcatgaaaaaaattaagagctttcTATGACCCTTTCCTATCTTGTCACTTTTAGCAGCATAATAAAGTTTAAGAAAGTTTCTAAAttcagtttgctttaaaaaaaaaaaaaaaaaagaaagaaaaaataaggattACATATTAACTATCCCAGATGGTAAATGTGTTGAACAAATACTAATAAATCAAAAGACAGACTTAGAAATACATGTGCAATTGGCCAGAATAAGTGGACTGTATAGAAATATTGTGATCTGACAAAGATAATGACTAAGCACAAAAGTCAGCAAGAACTTTAGATATGTGTTATACAAAAATTTACAAGATGAAAGTGCAACACAAAGCATGCTCAAAACTATAAAGTACAGCCTACTTGCTAGCCAACCATCATCTGGGTGGGAATATTTGACCGAGTTAAAAAAACTTGAGTCTTACCATTCTAACGCAGACCCACATTTTCTGTAAACAAGTAACTGCAGGTATAGATGTTAATCCTTTAACTGATGCAggtttcaaagcaaaatttgcaAATGGAATCGTGATTCCAAACAACTATGAGATCACAAGGCTTGTTTCATCACTGAAATATGAGTCTTCTCTAAACCACCCCTGCTCTTTAAAAACCTCTTCTACCCAAAtcaaacagtgacagaaaaagtTACAGAAGCCTCCTtacttttaaaaccaaaccatTATGACAAGTACAGTGCAAGAGCACTGGCACTGTCAACACCGATTGCCAGTATTTTTGTTGTCAAAACAATGTCAGTAAAAGTTCAGATGCTTCTTTGACCTGCCTACAAATTAAATCCTACAAATTTACTGTCTTTTCCACCAACTCTTCATCATCTACAAGCTTTACCAACCAGCACTCTCTGAGGtgtttatgtaaaaaaataataattgtattaTTACATGAGTATGTAATAATATTAATCTAATAACActgtaattaaaagcaaagagaactCGTAATACGAAACATGTATTTTCCCACTGTTGATGGCTGATAAACAACCACACAATACACAACAAAAGCAGGAGGTTGGCATCTAGCATCCCAGGTGTGCAACCTCCTCTAAAGATGGTATTTTATACCAATTTTCAAAAtaccaccaaaaaagaaagagaagaaaaaaaaaaaccccaaaccaaaaaaccaaaaaccagaccACAACTAGCTTCTAACCTTTTGATATTTCTGCCACCATTGATGTATAGTTCGGTCCTGCCACACTGTAGGTTTTGAAGAAGGAAATACATGGCATCGGCTGAGAGACTGGAGCTGTACTGCTGCCATTGTTGAGGGCAGCACTCGCTCAGGAAGGATTTGTACTTTAGCCTGCTGGATTCTGAtaagataaaagaaataaaaaaaaaaaaaaaaaagatcagatataaacacatatacaagaattttaaaaaaattattttactgcttaTAAAAACATAGGCTTGTGTAATAAATCAATCACTACACAGTACTATAGAATTTAAGCAGCAATCTatttcatcacatttttaaaGTGGTACTACTGTAAATCAAATTACCTTAGGGAACATAGAGCGTATCTGTAGCAAACCAAACGTATACCACTCTAGAACACAGATTATCTCATGCCCTCGGCTAAATTATTAAAGCTACTGTGCTGACTGGACTTTGGTATACCTAAATTGAAGACAGAAGCaatctctgtttttccttttcctttaataaacagaATTAGCtctcttccaaatattttttgcACTGGCATACAGAACTGTACAAAGATCACTGTTTTAACTTTTTCAGCAGAAGtttctttgctggtttttttttcctcgccTCTCACAGTTAGCTGCCTTCTCCATGGGATACAATGGGCTGTCTTTGTATTTCAGAGCACTAGATATCTGCTGGGATTGTGGTGAACAGAATTAAAGACAGATTGGCAGTAGCAACACAGCAGAATATTCTACCATCTCAGCattgtatttttagatttttgtcTCCTCAAGTTAATTTTGGTATAAACTAATAGTCAGCTAGTACATATCAAACCCTCAGAAAGGAAGTTTAGCTGAAATGCAGTTTGGTATCTTCAAACCACGAAAGCTTATGTGCTTAGCTAGAGTTCAAAATCAGCAGAAACAGGTTATAGACTCTGACAATCTTTTAATATCCTAGCATCAGCCAGGTCACCTATTCTGCAAAGAGTTCAGCAACAGTTATGTGGCTACTAAGAATACTGTCTAGCAGGAAGGACTTTATATTTTAACAGTATTATGCAACAGAAATCCTGAAATATTGAGATGCACGTCATTACAAATTTCCAATTTTACTTACAGGGACAACGCTGAACTCGTTAACTTACTATAAGTTATAAAATGACGTTTTGCCATAAGCACTTAGGAATCAGAAACATCAAGAACTATGGAAATTTTCTTCTTGCTAAGAAGCtcaatatttttccctctttatcAAAAAGGATTTTAGACTGGTaatgtttgttgcttttgttaGTTGCCTTGAATACATGAAAAATAGGAACATGactttaatgaaaatgttttatttgtacaGATGAAACATTACATTCTTCTTCTGTCCAATTCCCTTCTTATGACCCTCTGATGTACAGACAGAAGTGGCAGCAAACTGTCACGCTACCAGGCTCATTCATAGAAAGAGTTAGCACATTGGCACAGGAGTCTGGAGAGCATCTCATAACCTGCAGAGAAGATAATTTCCTCAGGATGAACTGAAGAACTCAGGCTCACGTCTCCAAAGTGCACTGACAATACTAGGAGGTTCAAGTTCACTGATCActccccaaacccacaaaatgaACAGTATTTACAAGTAGAGTAACTCTATATAGTTTAAGTCATTCCAACAAATCTAAAGCTTGTCACGATGAGAAAAATCAATCTCACCTCCTTtatttcatacatttaaaaattcatatttatGAATGAAACTTGTGAATGTGCTGTGTAAAAGTGCTGGTCACTAGATACAAAATCATCATAATAAATGCTTTAACAACACAACAAAATCACTGTACATCTTAACTGCTTCtggattgtcgtggtttaaccccagccagcaactaaacaccacgcagccgctcactcactcccccccacccagtgggatgggggagaaaatcgggaaaagaagcaaaacccgtgggttgagataagaacggtttaatagaacagaaaagaagaaactaataatgataatgataacactaataaaatgacaacagcaataatgaaaggattggaatgtacaaatgatgcgcagtgcaattgctcaccacccgccgaccgacacccagccagtccccgagcggcgaatccctgccccccacttccccattcctatactggatgggacgtcacatggtatggaataccccgttggccagtttgggtcaggtgccctggctgtgtcctgtgccaacttcttgtgcccctccagctttctcactggctgggcatgagaagctgaaaaatccttgacattagtctaaacactactgagcaacaactgaaaacatcagtgttatcaacattcttcgctctgaactcaaaacatagcactgtaccagctactaggaagacagttaactctatcccagctgaaaccaggacatggatACCAAATTCTCTGCAACAATGCTGCTGTTACTGTAGTTGTCCAAGTACTGCCATCTTGTGTTCAAGCAATGTTTTTTCGAAGCTGTAAAATTTGGAGTATGTTATTTGTAACCAAATGTTAGATAATGAGAAATAGCAAGTAGCACACTTATTCTTAATTTCTTCAGCTGCAGGCCAAAAAAGCACACGAAAATGCTGAGCTCAGGCTGTTCCCAGGCCTCTTTCTAAAGCAATGCCACTATAGTGAACAATAGCAGAATACAGATGATTAGCTTCAGATTTACAGATTTGGAGTAAGATGTTATAGGCCTTGCAGGAAAGATTACAAAAACCTCTAGCCATTGTGCTAAGAATTATCACATGCTCACAGGATCAATGTCTGGAGCCTGTATCTCTGGACAGTGATGTTGATAGAGGCTCATGATGCAATGCATGGTGCAGAGCATGGTGTCAAGAAGAACCTGAACGTGACAGAAGACTCAGCATACTCTTAACTAAATATTAAGGGTCTTAGTCACTTTCATAAATGGACAAAGTTATTAATTGCATAATATGATAAAACTGGCTAGATGAGGAGCCTCTGAATATCACAGGTATCACATCGGAATATAGACAAGAACAGGACTAGAATATAAAAGAGAATACTCCTATCAAAGCTGATTTGAGCATGTTTGACAAGCACATGGAAAGAACTGCCAACCAGTAACAGAAGTAGCACATTTCTATCAGTGAAGTATCAGTGAATGGTCAGAAAGGAAGAGGTAAGACTTGCTGAAGGTAAGGAGGTTTAGACAATGTGACAATGGTTAAAATAAACAAGATTTAGTATTTGAGAAACCGAAAATGAAGGGCTGCTTCCAGTTAGCAAAAATCAAGAACCTATTTTCATATTGAAATATTTATGCACAAATCTCAGTGTGCTTTTatgttttacaaaggaaaaaatgaacgAAAGAAGCGACTTGTTTCTCATGATTATTACCAGACTCTAGTCCTCCCCTTTCATGGGGAGCTTCTCATGAAAACCACCACCCCTCTGAGCAGTTACTGTCCTCTCCATATCCGAATCATGCAGCTGAATCCTTCTGCATGCTGTTGAGGCTCAGTAGTTAAAGATCactcaaagaacaaaaatagacAAGCACATTGTTATTAGCTGTAGTGTCAGACCCTTGCCTGCAGCCTTTCAGAGGTGCAACTGCACATAGTTATGAAGTGGAACACGTCCAACACAGACCATCTCTAGAAAGGTGtcctttcagaaaatgaaagttaCAATTTTTCAAAGGAATGGAATCCAGTCACTATCAGGGAGGCTTTCCACAAGACAACAGAAGGCAGACGCTTGATATTGTAAACTCCCATTTCACATCTGGTTTGAAACAGTTGTGAGAGATTTTCAAATAAAGCCTTAGAACTTAGGTGTTGATTTGCTTGCATTATTTTTCCTGActtaattttcagaaacaaagtAATTCTGACAAATGTTTTCTCACACACATCAAATCAAACTACAGATAGATATTCTTTAGAGAATTTTATAGCAAAGTTATTAACAACTAAAACATGAGTCTTAGAACAGGAAATGTCAGAAGTCCTTAATAACAAGAGAATCTACTGATTAAGCATTCAATTAATATCTATAGTAATTAGTCAATTGCGTGACTGAAAGGGCAGATGCACCTGCAGTAAAATGTACATGTTTTGGTGAAACATGATTTGCAGTATGTAGaactaaatacatatttttcttaccCGTCTGACTGGGTTCTTATTTCAAGCACCTTGAACCTCTGTCTTCCTATTGCTTTCACTTTGACCGTTTCAATTCCATATTCCTGCTCTTCTCTGTAGGCATATATTTCTGCTGTTGTTCCAAAATGTGCTTCCCTTTCACGAACGTTACTAAAAGTAACAGAATTAAAAAGGTTACCTACCCTCCAGACTGCACTGTTCATTCAGATTTCACAAGTTAGTCTACCTGCACTGACTGTACATGATCAGTCTTATCAAAAAAGTAAATTTGGTAAAATaccttcatagaatcatagaatcatttaggttggaaaagaccttcaagatcatcgagtccaaccatcaaccatgcccactaaaccacgtcctgaagtaccccatctactcgctttttgaatacctccagggatggcgactcaaccacttccctgggcagcctattaaACTAATTGCAATcattatttttccactttaaaagcaacttctaatgttttggttggttgggggtttttgccagttggcttggttttattttagGGTCTTAGAGGTGAAATTCTGGGAACACAGGGATCGCCAATGTATCCGCATTTGAAATGCAGATACTGAAAGTACCAAAATTCTTCAGATTGACTTTATAAAAATAGCTGTTCCCACCTCCTACATATTTAAACCATAGTAAActgggggggagaagagggaggaacaTTCCCAACTTCTTTTGGCACAGATTAGCCTTTATCTTTTCCACTTTTCTATCACCTCCTGCCTCTCGCTCTACTGAGAAACATTTGTCTGTGCTTGTTAATTTACACACGAGACAAGCAAATACACCTTTACAAGAATACAGTTCTCAAAACAAGAATctgatttttacatttcagatcAAGGCTTATTCTTTAAGCAAGATGGAGCAGTACATTCAAACAGTTACTGAAATCAAGAGGATGCTCAAACAAGGAAAGCAGATCAACACCTACTGTTTCTCTATACAAACATGTGATACTGTCAAGCAGCTACCCATTGTGACAGGAAAACCTTTTCATTACATATTAGAAGACAATTTTTGTCAAACAATTTCCAGCCACAACTTATGTTATTCACCACAGAACTGATGCAACCATCTGCTTTTGATTTAGTGTCTAAAGAAATTGTGCTAAAAATACATGCTGCATACCATCAGTAAACCCACTTGTGTATTTTACCTGTATGCAAGAACAGCAAACGTTCTGTCTTTCTGAATTAAATTCCGCACCATGCTAACCTCTTGAGGGCGAAAAAGCTGAAGAGGTAACGTCTGTCCAGGTATCAACATCACCATCACGTGGGGCAACACTGGAATCACCTGACAGCTGTCATCATCATGCACTGTTCTTCCATGAAACTCTTCCATATCAGAAcctaaatactgaaaaaaataagtaaggAAATGACAGCAGTATAAGAGGTTTTGTTGATTTACAAGGATAAAGTAAAACTAGGTCTTTGGCTTAAGGACGTTACAATAGAATTACACAGAAACAATCAAAACCTCTTCAAGACTTATTTAATGGACGATATATAAAGAACATACCACATGTGATGTTGGCAAACTGGTATCAAAATTAATGATGTTTGGCTTTTCAGCTTCTTTACTATCTTGATCTTCAACTTCCATTTCattgtcctcctcttcctcgctctCTGCtaataaatacatacagaataTTGTGTAGAAATCAATCAGCAAAGACTAAGatactgagaaaaaacagagaatcacagaaatgcATTCAACATTCCCAGGCTACAGCCTTTCACAGGGAAGCAACTTTTGTATTTGTAAACGtgtggaaaataatttccttgctGTTAGAGCAAAATCACCGCTCTATAGAAAGGGTCAAAAACTGgcaatttatttttgaaaggctAAAGAACAACTATGTCTGTCAGTTCAGATTTTCACTACAGCCTTGCTTCCTTGTCTCAATTCTAAATGTCTTCTGTCTGTACACCAGGATGCCAGATAACTTAAATTTCTTGTACAATGCTGAATACCACGTTTGAAGTAGTACAAACCTGAACAATATAACTGCACACATAAAGCGAGTTAAAAGTAATCTGAAGTTCTATATTCGTGTAGACTCTAGTGGTATTTTAGACAATTTCACTGCTGTCAGTCTCTCCTGTGTGTataccaaacacacacacaaaccccagCACATGCACAAACCCAGCAAAGGCAGCTACTAAGGGAGCAAATACTATGCTGCTGCAAAGGAGTTCAGGtacaaaatagtatttaaaaaatcacTACTTTCTTCCCAGTTCTCAGTTCCAGGTGTCAATCCCAAAATTACTTTCAGGCAAGAGGACAGCTAAATTATCagtatgttttattttggaaacataAACAGTGCACTTATCTGTATAAAATCTCTATAGatattttacaataaattaaaaaaaacgaTAGCgaagataataaaaaatatacCTATCTCTAAAATGCTGGTTCTGTGCATTACCATACAATGTATGCCTGCAAATACTCacccaaaacaaaagcaatgtaATTTTCACACATTTCTAACTGTATTACTTGATCCTATTTCTTTTAACATAAACAGTATTTATACACCATGCTGTATCTAAAATAGATGTTATCATAAACTTTGCAAACCAATCTGCAGGATTCTTACACCAATAGCTGCTGAGTAATGGATAAGCCTAATGGTGCTGAAAAACATCATTTAGAGCTCAAAAGCTATTACATTACAAGATAGGcagaaaaatatctttacaaTAGCCTATCTAGTTGCCTGCCTTTGCAATTAGTATCTTCTTAAGAAATAATCCAGAGCTGAAAATTTAAGAGGTGGAGTGATTATCTTATCTGAAAGGTACTGTAGGCAAATCTTACAAAAGAAAGATGCTGCAGAAGAAAGGAGTCTTCCTTCAGAAATGGGAGCACCACCGCCCTCTTTCACTGAGATCTTACTATTTCTGAGAGTGGGTGCACAAAAGAACAATGAAGAAGACATTATAAGCTGGTTTTGgagaaccttttttttccctcttcagccTTCAGACACATTTGTTAAAAGTATTCTTTACAAAATGTTTAGTCAATGGCCGCCTTTCTGCTTcacctcattttaatttttttttttttttaaatactgcatagTTTACAGAATTATGCCTGTAGGAGGCACGGCACGACACGCTAATATTATGGATCCATCATATATTGTATTTCTCAACAAGAAATGATCCAGCACGACAAGAAAGGAGGTTACAGACTCTCTTTGGTGTTTTACCTAATTACAGAACTTAAAGCAATAAGACATCATCTTCCTAATTACTGTAAGAAATATTCCATTTCTATTCTATGGCAATTTCTCTTCCATTATATTATGTTAGGAACCCTACCTATACGTGACTGCAAAATGTTTAAGATGTACAAAACAGCCAGCATTTTGCTTAGCTTGGTGGAGGGAAAGAGTAGGGAGGTTTTGTTTGGTTCTGGGACAGCAGTGTAGGGTGGGGGAGGGAAGCTGACTTCATCAGAAATTATATTCTGGTTTGCAGGTACTCTCATCAAGTTGCATTAATCATTACCAGTTTTAATAGCCTTTTAGAAAGAGGCCATTTCACTTGTTTTTCTGAACACAAAAGGAATTAACAGCAGTTGATTAGAAAGAACTGTGCCCTGCAAACTTTTGCTCGTTCTTGCCAAAAACACAGGCTAGCTGCTGTGTGGTGGCAGAAAGGAACGATGACTCATTTTACTGCAGCAGCACCATGTGAATGTTGAAAAAACACCACCGTCTTCACTCTCTTCCTCCAACACACTACAGGAACAGAagacagaaggcaaaagaaactgcatCTTTTACACCCTTAACTatactttttgttgttgatttttttatttcaagattagCGAGACCTCCAGTACACAGAAATTAGGGAAAGGCAAGTGCCAAACGCACCCTGCATGACAAGGCTCACGGTTCCTTCATGCCAGGTTAGGCATTCCCAGATGCTCAAGCTGGCACACTAACTCTAC is from Harpia harpyja isolate bHarHar1 chromosome Z, bHarHar1 primary haplotype, whole genome shotgun sequence and encodes:
- the CRBN gene encoding protein cereblon isoform X1, encoding MAAEEGGGDPHNNMGNHLQLVPAESEEEEDNEMEVEDQDSKEAEKPNIINFDTSLPTSHVYLGSDMEEFHGRTVHDDDSCQVIPVLPHVMVMLIPGQTLPLQLFRPQEVSMVRNLIQKDRTFAVLAYSNVREREAHFGTTAEIYAYREEQEYGIETVKVKAIGRQRFKVLEIRTQSDGIQQAKVQILPERVLPSTMAAVQLQSLSRCHVFPSSKPTVWQDRTIHQWWQKYQKRKFHCASLTSWPPWLYSLYDAETLMERVKRQLHEWDENLKDESLPTNPIDFSYRVAACLPIDDALRIQLLKIGSAVQRLRCELDIMNKCTSLCCKQCQDTEITTKNEIFSLSLCGPMAAYVNPHGYIHETLTVYKACNLNLSGRPSTEHSWFPGYAWTIAQCRICGNHMGWKFTATKKDMSPQKFWGLTRSALLPRIPETEDDSGHDRSPLLCL
- the CRBN gene encoding protein cereblon isoform X2; this encodes MAAEEGGGDPHNNMGNHLQLVPESEEEEDNEMEVEDQDSKEAEKPNIINFDTSLPTSHVYLGSDMEEFHGRTVHDDDSCQVIPVLPHVMVMLIPGQTLPLQLFRPQEVSMVRNLIQKDRTFAVLAYSNVREREAHFGTTAEIYAYREEQEYGIETVKVKAIGRQRFKVLEIRTQSDGIQQAKVQILPERVLPSTMAAVQLQSLSRCHVFPSSKPTVWQDRTIHQWWQKYQKRKFHCASLTSWPPWLYSLYDAETLMERVKRQLHEWDENLKDESLPTNPIDFSYRVAACLPIDDALRIQLLKIGSAVQRLRCELDIMNKCTSLCCKQCQDTEITTKNEIFSLSLCGPMAAYVNPHGYIHETLTVYKACNLNLSGRPSTEHSWFPGYAWTIAQCRICGNHMGWKFTATKKDMSPQKFWGLTRSALLPRIPETEDDSGHDRSPLLCL
- the CRBN gene encoding protein cereblon isoform X3, which translates into the protein MEVEDQDSKEAEKPNIINFDTSLPTSHVYLGSDMEEFHGRTVHDDDSCQVIPVLPHVMVMLIPGQTLPLQLFRPQEVSMVRNLIQKDRTFAVLAYSNVREREAHFGTTAEIYAYREEQEYGIETVKVKAIGRQRFKVLEIRTQSDGIQQAKVQILPERVLPSTMAAVQLQSLSRCHVFPSSKPTVWQDRTIHQWWQKYQKRKFHCASLTSWPPWLYSLYDAETLMERVKRQLHEWDENLKDESLPTNPIDFSYRVAACLPIDDALRIQLLKIGSAVQRLRCELDIMNKCTSLCCKQCQDTEITTKNEIFSLSLCGPMAAYVNPHGYIHETLTVYKACNLNLSGRPSTEHSWFPGYAWTIAQCRICGNHMGWKFTATKKDMSPQKFWGLTRSALLPRIPETEDDSGHDRSPLLCL